GCGCCTCTTCGTCGGCGGCCCGCGCCAGCGAGATCAGCAGCCCGGCGGCCGCCAGGCAGACGATCAGGCTGGAGCGTCCGTAGGACAGGAAAGGCAGCGTGAGGCCGGTGGTCGGCACCAGCGCCAGGTTTACCGCCATGTGCAACAGCGCCTGCACCACGATGAGGTTGGTCAGCCCTATCGCCAGCAGGGCCTCGAAGGGCCCCGGGGAGCGCCGCGCGATGCGGTAGCCGATCAGCGCGAAGGCGACGAACGCGGCGAGGACGCCCAACGTGCCGAGCAGGCCCCACTCCTCGCCGATCATGGCGAACAGGAAGTCGTTGTGGGGTTCGGGAAGAAAGCCGAACTTCTGCTGGCCCCGGCCCACCCCCCGGCCGAGCCATCCGCCGCTGCCGATCGCGATCAGCGCCTGATTGATCTGATAGGCCACGCCGCCGGTGTCCGCGGCCGGATCGAGGAACGCCGCCACCCGCCCCATGCGGTACGCGGCGCCCTGGATCTGGTACAGCGCCAGCGGCGTTCCCACCAGCCCCAGCGCCACGAAGTGGGCGGGACGTCCGCCCGCCGCGAACACCACCAGCGACGCCAGCATGACCAGCAGCGCCGCCGAGGAGTAGTCGGGCTGGAGGACGATGAGCAGCGCGAGCCCGCCCCACACAAGCAGGAACGGCAACAGGCCGCGGCTGAGGCCGCGCAGGAACTCCCGCTTGCGCACCGCCAGGGCGGCGGTCCACACGATCACGGCCAGCTTGGCGAACTCGACCGGCTGCACCGTGATCGGTCCCAGCGAGATCCAGCGCCGGGCGCCGTTCACGCGCGGCGCCAGCGACTCCGTCCAGGGGAGCACCGTCACCAGCAGCAGCAGCGCGCTGCAGGCCAGGATCGGCCACGCCAGCACGCGTAGCAGCGCCGGCCGAACCTGCGCGCACACCACCAGCGCCAGCAGGCCCGCGGCGCCCCCGAGCGCCTGGCGCACCACGAAATGGTAGTCCGGCAAGTCGCGGGATTGGGCCAGCACCGCGCTGGAGCTGTAGACCATGACCAGGCCGAAGGCGAGCAGCGCCACGGTCAGCGCCAGCAGCGCCGGGGCCTCCCAGCCGCCGTCCAGCCCGGCCTCCGGGCGTTCGGTGGAGAGGTCTTCCAGCCGCCGCCGAGCCCGACCGCGGGCGGCCGCAAGCACGGCGGCGCTCATGGCCGCCCCCCGGCGCGGGCGAAGCGAGCGAAACGCTCGCCGCGCTGGGCGTAGTCGCGAAACATGTCGTAGCTGGAGCAGGCGGGAGCTAGGAGGACCGCCTCGCCGGCCCGGGCGAGCTCGTCGGCGCGCGCCAGGACGTCCTCGAAGCCACCCTCCGGGCGCTCGAGGCAGACGTGGCCGTCCAGGTCGTCCACTATCCGCTCTGCGGCCTCGCCGTAGGCCAGCACAACGCGCACGCGGTCGGCGAGCTCGGGAATCAGCCGATCGTAGGGCTCCTGCTTGTGGCGCCCGCCCAGCAGCAGCACCGCCGGCCGGGGCAGGCTCCTGACGGCCACGACTGCCGCGCCCACGTTGGTCGCCTTCGAGTCGTCTATCCACAGAACGCCGTCGCGCTCGCAGACGACCTCCAGCCGGTGCGGCAGCGGCCGGGCGCTGCGCAGGCCCGCCCGGATCGCGTCCAGAGGGGCGCCGATCAGGTCGGCGATGACGGCGGCGAAGAGGGCGTTCGCTACGTTGTGCACGCCCAAAAGCGGCAGCTCGTGCTGCGGGACCAAAAACTGCTCCCCCCTCTCTCCCCGCAGCACGAGCTGTCCATCCGGTTGCAGATACGCGCCCCGCTCCTGCCCCGACGCCGGCGGCGAAGCGACGCGGACGTAGTGGCGATCGCCCGGAGCCGACCCGGCTATCTCCAGCACGTCCGGATCCTCTCCATTCAAAACCCAGCGGCTCTCGGGCCCGGCGTTGCGAAAGAGCTTCGCCTTGTCGGCGTAGTACGCGCCGACGTCCGGGTACCGATCCAGGTGGTCCGGCGACAGGTTCGTCACGGCGCCAATGGCGGGCGCGAACGTCTCTATGTCGGCGAGCTGGAACGAGCTCGCCTCCACCACGACCCACTCCGGTTGCGGCCGCCGCAGCGCCACGTCGGAGAGCGGCGCGCCGATATTGCCCGCGGCCGGGGCGTCGATGTCCGCCGCGGCGAGCAGGTGCGACGTGAGCGCGGTCGTGGTGGACTTCCCGTTCGTACCGGTCACCGCCACGGTGCGTGCGGTGAGCGCCCGGTAGGAGAACTCCAGCTCCGACACGCGCGGAACGGCCGCCACCGCCGTGTCCCGCAGGATTTCCGCCTCGGGCGGTATGCCCGGGCTGACCACGAGCAGATCGCACGCGCCCAGTCGCTCCGGCGTGTGGCCGCCGGTTTCGGCCGCGCCACCCAGGGCGCGCACTTCTTCCGCGGCCGCCAGCAGATCCGGCCCCTCCCCGGCGTCGGACGCGAACACGTCGCTGCCCTGGCTGAGCGCCAGGCGGGCGGCCGCGCGGCCCGATCGGGCCAGGCCGAGCACGCCCACGCGGGCGGGCGCCGAGCGATCACGGAACGCAACCATCAGCGGATCTTCAGGCTGCTCAAGGCGAGCAGGCTGCTCAGCACGCCCAGGATCCAGAAGCGCGCGATGATCTTGCTCTCGTCCCAGCCGAGCTTCTCGAAATGGTGATGGATGGGCGCCATGCGCAGCAGGCGCCGGCCTTTCCCCGTGGTGCGTGCGGTCCACTTGAAGAACGAGACCTGGGCCAGCACGCTGAGCGCTTCCACCACGAACACCGCGCCAATGAGCGCCAGCAGAAACTCCGCCTTCAGCAGCACCGCGATGATCGCGAACGCGCCTCCCAGCGCGAGCGATCCGGTGTCGCCCATGAAGACCTCGGCCGGGTGCGCGTTGAACCACAGGAAGCCGAGCGAGGCTCCGGCCAGGGCGGTGCAGAAGATCGCCAACTCCCCAGCCCCCGGCATGTACAGGAGCCCCAGGTAGGTGGAGGCGTCGGCGCGGCCGATCAGATAGGCGAGCACGGCGAACGTGGCCGCGGCGATGGCGGCGAGCCCGGCGGCCAGGCCGTCCAGGCCATCGGTCAGGTTCACGGCGTTCGAGGCGCCCGCCAGGATGAACATTATCCAGGGCACGTAGAGCACCTTCCAGAAGACCAGAACGTAGTCGGCCAGAAAGGGCACCTGCGTGGTATTGGCCGGAAACGGGCTGATGGGTCGACTCATGAGATAAACGCCCACGAGCAGACCAAGTCCCCCCTGTCCGAGGATCTTGTATCGACCCACCAGCCCTTCGGTCCGGCGGCGAATGACCTTGAGGTAGTCGTCCAGGAATCCGATCAGGCCGGTGCCCAGCAGTACGCCCAGGGCGAGCAGCGTGAACGGGGTCGTCAGGTCGGCCCACAGCATCGTCCCGATCAAGGTGGCCCCCACGATCAGGAGTCCGCCCATGGTGGGCGTGCCGGCCTTGCCGAGGTGCGTCTGGGGGCCGTCCTGGCGGACCACCTGGCCCACCCTCAGCCGGGTCAGCCAGCGGATCACCGGAGGGCCCAGCACGAACGCGATCACGATCGCGGTGGCCGCGGCCATGCCCGCGCGGAAGGTGATGTAGCGAAACAAGTTGAAGAAAATGTGCCGATCCGCGAGCGGGGCGAGCCAGTGGAAGAGCATCAGTACTGCGCTCCCCTCTCCCCGTTTTCCCCCACCGACTCACCCCGACCCACGGATTCGAGCAACGGGAGGAGCCGCTCCAGCGCGACCCCCCTCGATCCCTTCAAGAGCACCACTTCGTCGCCGCGCAGCCTCTCGGCCAGGGCGCGCCCGGCGCGTAGCGGATCCACCTCGTCGATGACCTCCGCGGAGCCGGGAGTCTCGCCGAAGGCGCCGGCGAACTCTCCGGTCGCGACGATCAGATCGATGTCCCGCAGCGCGACGCGGCGCGCGGTCTCGGCGTGCAGCTCCGCCGCGGCGTCGCCCAACTCCAGCATGGAACCCAGCACGGCCACGCGGCCGCCGCCTCGAGGGAGCTCCGCAAGCAGCTCCGCCGCTGCCTCCGTGCTGGGCGGGTTGGCGTTGTAGCAGTCGGCGAGCACGCGCAGGTCGCCGTAGCGAATCAGTTGAGTGCGCAGCGCCGGCGGCTCGAGCGCTCCGAGGGCGTCCAGCGCGGGGCCGGGATCGACCCCCCACTCGGCGCCGACCCCGAGCGCCAGCATGGCGTTCCGTACGTGGTGGCGGCCCCGATACCGCAGCCTCACCTCCCGCTCCCCCCAGTGGAACCGGGGCCGCCCATCCTCGTCCACGTCGACCTTACCGGCGCGTAGCGCCTGGTCCGCGCGCTCCGTGTAGCCTGCCACGCGCACTCGCGCGTGCAGCGCCCGCGCGCGCGCTGCCAGCTCCAACGGCTCTTCGCCGACCAGCGCGACGCCGTCGGGGCGGA
This portion of the Gemmatimonadota bacterium genome encodes:
- the ftsW gene encoding putative lipid II flippase FtsW: MSAAVLAAARGRARRRLEDLSTERPEAGLDGGWEAPALLALTVALLAFGLVMVYSSSAVLAQSRDLPDYHFVVRQALGGAAGLLALVVCAQVRPALLRVLAWPILACSALLLLVTVLPWTESLAPRVNGARRWISLGPITVQPVEFAKLAVIVWTAALAVRKREFLRGLSRGLLPFLLVWGGLALLIVLQPDYSSAALLVMLASLVVFAAGGRPAHFVALGLVGTPLALYQIQGAAYRMGRVAAFLDPAADTGGVAYQINQALIAIGSGGWLGRGVGRGQQKFGFLPEPHNDFLFAMIGEEWGLLGTLGVLAAFVAFALIGYRIARRSPGPFEALLAIGLTNLIVVQALLHMAVNLALVPTTGLTLPFLSYGRSSLIVCLAAAGLLISLARAADEEARGRERRTAAAARRAAAAARRTRRKAAA
- the murD gene encoding UDP-N-acetylmuramoyl-L-alanine--D-glutamate ligase — translated: MVAFRDRSAPARVGVLGLARSGRAAARLALSQGSDVFASDAGEGPDLLAAAEEVRALGGAAETGGHTPERLGACDLLVVSPGIPPEAEILRDTAVAAVPRVSELEFSYRALTARTVAVTGTNGKSTTTALTSHLLAAADIDAPAAGNIGAPLSDVALRRPQPEWVVVEASSFQLADIETFAPAIGAVTNLSPDHLDRYPDVGAYYADKAKLFRNAGPESRWVLNGEDPDVLEIAGSAPGDRHYVRVASPPASGQERGAYLQPDGQLVLRGERGEQFLVPQHELPLLGVHNVANALFAAVIADLIGAPLDAIRAGLRSARPLPHRLEVVCERDGVLWIDDSKATNVGAAVVAVRSLPRPAVLLLGGRHKQEPYDRLIPELADRVRVVLAYGEAAERIVDDLDGHVCLERPEGGFEDVLARADELARAGEAVLLAPACSSYDMFRDYAQRGERFARFARAGGRP
- the mraY gene encoding phospho-N-acetylmuramoyl-pentapeptide-transferase, with translation MLFHWLAPLADRHIFFNLFRYITFRAGMAAATAIVIAFVLGPPVIRWLTRLRVGQVVRQDGPQTHLGKAGTPTMGGLLIVGATLIGTMLWADLTTPFTLLALGVLLGTGLIGFLDDYLKVIRRRTEGLVGRYKILGQGGLGLLVGVYLMSRPISPFPANTTQVPFLADYVLVFWKVLYVPWIMFILAGASNAVNLTDGLDGLAAGLAAIAAATFAVLAYLIGRADASTYLGLLYMPGAGELAIFCTALAGASLGFLWFNAHPAEVFMGDTGSLALGGAFAIIAVLLKAEFLLALIGAVFVVEALSVLAQVSFFKWTARTTGKGRRLLRMAPIHHHFEKLGWDESKIIARFWILGVLSSLLALSSLKIR
- the murF gene encoding UDP-N-acetylmuramoyl-tripeptide--D-alanyl-D-alanine ligase, encoding MSAFWSVARVTEALATAPSRVGGASADRAYTAVETDTRTLGAGALFVALRGERFDGHDFLPEAVARDVWGVVVDHRFWEVRADEAPAGPDYFIVPDTLEALGWLGRERRRALAARVCAITGTNGKTAAKDMTRAVLATRYRVHATAANLNNLVGTPQTLLSAPDQTEVIVVEVGSNAPGEIARLGAVTEPDAAVITNVAEGHLEGLGDVEGVMREKLALVESLRPDGVALVGEEPLELAARARALHARVRVAGYTERADQALRAGKVDVDEDGRPRFHWGEREVRLRYRGRHHVRNAMLALGVGAEWGVDPGPALDALGALEPPALRTQLIRYGDLRVLADCYNANPPSTEAAAELLAELPRGGGRVAVLGSMLELGDAAAELHAETARRVALRDIDLIVATGEFAGAFGETPGSAEVIDEVDPLRAGRALAERLRGDEVVLLKGSRGVALERLLPLLESVGRGESVGENGERGAQY